The proteins below come from a single Zea mays cultivar B73 chromosome 8, Zm-B73-REFERENCE-NAM-5.0, whole genome shotgun sequence genomic window:
- the LOC103636687 gene encoding protein DMP4 has protein sequence MDPNGVRIQMLTAGQDVEPPSVQDDATKKKPQQTDDAATPKAPPARPALSSASDLMKLLPTGTVLAFQALAPSFSNHGVCHAANRYLVLSLIGACAVSCVLLSFTDSLVGRDGKLYHGAATFWGFYPFNYTGTREQREAAFDDEDLSRFRVTALDFVHAFFSALVFLAVALADASIQGCLFPDAGPDVRELLVNLPLGAGFLSSMVFMIFPTTRKSIGYMDMAPHAQ, from the coding sequence ATGGATCCCAACGGTGTGCGCATCCAGATGCTTACAGCAGGCCAAGACGTAGAACCCCCCTCCGTCCAGGATGATGCTACGAAGAAGAAGCCACAGCAGACCGACGACGCCGCCACGCCTAAAGCGCCGCCTGCGCGGCCGGCCCTGTCAAGCGCCTCGGACCTCATGAAGCTCCTGCCGACGGGCACCGTGCTGGCGTTCCAGGCGCTGGCGCCATCCTTCAGCAACCACGGCGTATGCCACGCGGCGAACCGGTACCTGGTCCTGTCGCTCATCGGCGCCTGCGCCGTCTCGTGCGTGCTCCTCTCCTTCACCGACAGCCTCGTCGGCCGCGACGGCAAGCTCTACCACGGCGCCGCCACCTTCTGGGGCTTCTACCCGTTTAACTACACGGGGACCCGCGAGCAGCGGGAGGCGGCGTTCGATGACGAAGACCTCTCCCGGTTCCGGGTCACGGCGCTGGACTTCGTGCACGCCTTCTTCTCGGCGCTCGTGTTCCTCGCCGTGGCGCTCGCCGACGCCAGCATCCAGGGGTGCCTGTTCCCGGACGCCGGGCCGGACGTGCGGGAGCTGCTGGTGAACCTGCCGCTGGGAGCAGGCTTCCTGTCGAGCATGGTGTTCATGATCTTCCCCACCACCAGGAAGAGCATCGGGTACATGGACATGGCGCCCCACGCGCAGTGA